The following coding sequences are from one Lolium rigidum isolate FL_2022 chromosome 6, APGP_CSIRO_Lrig_0.1, whole genome shotgun sequence window:
- the LOC124664286 gene encoding LOW QUALITY PROTEIN: receptor-like protein 6 (The sequence of the model RefSeq protein was modified relative to this genomic sequence to represent the inferred CDS: deleted 1 base in 1 codon; substituted 1 base at 1 genomic stop codon), producing the protein MGCSMARLLSLAAREDVSLTLSTLAITSCVHGDGNLTIRCHPDQAASLLQLKKSFSFFRYPSALASWQDGTDCCLWEGISCSSSSGDVTALELSGRGLYSPGLDPAIFELTSLQRLDLSINCFGQYSLPTSGFERFSLLTYLNLSNSGFSGQIPIGIGRLASLVSLDLSTYQYTTSRDSVYADVESVYASISVVKNYLQLYQPNFHILVASLNNLTELYLDGVDIWSSTEGWCGAVAKYLQNLRVLSLSYCRLDGPICSTLSTLHSLTVINLENNFYMHAAPFPEFFMDFLNLSVLNLAEINLQGWFPRRTFVSKTLRVLDLSGNQNLSGHVPNFSNTSSLEMMMLDGTNFSFARPGSFSNFQFLKTLSLDVNFISMEPQSSLGILRSMRQLELSQMESARDLGPILSWIGDMQSMRSLKLSGCSLSRTSFSSVAKLKSLRSLVISNCSFTRPALSTFGDLVYLTSLEIFLSTFNGPIPSAIGNLTNLKSLKINVCDFLGSIPSSIGKLMNLRSLEINGGSGFYTVLSGSSLPIPSSVGNLSNLVSLEISSCLFSGPIPDAVGLLKKLTVLRLRWCAFSGRIPNSIVNLTRLIELDLSSNFLNGELPTSVFIIPTLERLYLQANQLAGSIQDLDVMSSHLVSVDLSTNELTXNIPNSFFQLKSLAYLDIGWNNFVGLVDLSSFWVLGNLVSLSLSNNNLSVMDMDGEGNNSVSTFLPRVTDLELASCNLTGFPNSLAHINQMSSLDLSCNRISGAIPKWIWVKWTSSLTYLNLSHNMFNTMLLTSYVLPFNCLRILDLSSNQLQGQIPMPSTPAYILDYSNNSFSSLLPNFTLYLGHMFTVSKNNINGHIPNSICDSSIYILDLSFNNFTGWIPSCLIEDSYVNALSLRDNQFEGMLPNNIKNQCGLETLDLKNNKIEGEIPRTLTKCLQLEFLDFGNNHMVGTFPSWLGRLPGLRVLVLRSNQFYGSIGGDIHRGDKSREYFSSLQILDVASNNFSGDLSPEWFEGLESMMAELNTTGYIISDYSIYLNAGAYQATVTITYKSIYRTFAKILTTLTVIDLSDNSFDGTIPVSLGRLISLLVLNMSGNNFTGDIPSEFGGMTQLEALDLSQNQLSGDIPEALTNLTFLGILNLCNNKLVGKIPRSGQFSTFQNSSFEGNLGLCGPPLSSPCGVSPAPPSVVHVGKSSHVDVILFLLVGLGFGVRFAAAILVRCGWVGEWFVKSARALRT; encoded by the exons aTGGGCTGCTCGATGGCACGCCTCCTCTCCCTCG CCGCACGGGAGGATGTCTCCCTAACACTTTCCACACTAGCAATCACCTCCTGCGTCCATGGTGACGGAAACCTCACCATCCGATGCCATCCTGACCAGGCTGCAAGCCTCCTCCAGCTGAAGAAATCCTTCTCATTCTTCCGTTACCCCAGTGCCCTTGCGTCATGGCAGGATGGCACCGATTGTTGTCTTTGGGAAGGCATCAGCTGTAGCAGTTCCTCGGGCGATGTCACTGCTTTGGAACTCAGTGGACGTGGCTTGTACAGTCCAGGTCTTGACCCAGCAATCTTCGAGCTCACCTCGCTCCAACGACTAGACCTTAGCATAAATTGTTTTGGCCAGTACAGCCTCCCGACAAGTGGGTTTGAGAGGTTCTCCTTGCTCACCTACCTCAACCTCTCCAATTCGGGCTTCAGTGGCCAGATACCTATTGGCATCGGCAGACTGGCCAGCCTTGTCTCTTTGGATCTTTCTACTTATCAATATACAACTTCCAGAGATTCTGTCTATGCCGATGTCGAATCTGTTTATGCCAGCATCAGTGTTGTTAAAAATTATCTCCAGCTATACCAACCAAACTTCCATATCCTAGTGGCCAGCCTCAACAATCTGACAGAGCTCTACCTTGATGGAGTGGATATTTGGAGCAGCACAGAAGGTTGGTGTGGTGCTGTTGCTAAATATCTTCAAAATCTCCGAGTTCTTAGCTTGAGTTATTGTCGTCTTGACGGTCCTATTTGTTCGACCCTCTCAACCCTCCACTCCCTAACTGTGATAAACCTGGAAAATAACTTCTATATGCATGCGGCTCCTTTTCCAGAGTTTTTCATGGATTTTCTCAATTTAAGTGTGCTGAACCTTGCTGAAATAAATCTCCAGGGCTGGTTCCCTCGTAGAACCTTTGTATCAAAAACTCTACGGGTTCTTGATTTATCCGGGAATCAGAATCTCTCAGGGCATGTGCCCAACTTCTCCAACACAAGTTCCTTAGAGATGATGATGTTAGATGGGACCAATTTCTCCTTTGCAAGACCAGGCTCTTTTAGCAATTTCCAGTTTCTGAAAACGTTGAGCCTTGACGTGAATTTCATTTCTATGGAGCCTCAGTCTTCACTCGGTATTCTCAGGTCTATGCGACAGTTGGAACTCTCTCAGATGGAGTCAGCAAGAGATTTAGGTCCAATTTTGTCTTGGATCGGAGACATGCAAAGTATGCGAAGCTTAAAACTCTCTGGATGCAGCTTATCTCGGACATCCTTTTCTTCAGTTGCCAAACTCAAGAGCTTGAGAAGCCTGGTAATCTCTAATTGCAGCTTCACTAGGCCCGCGCTGTCAACATTTGGTGATCTAGTATATTTGACAAGCTTGGAGATCTTTCTTTCCACATTTAATGGCCCAATACCATCTGCAATTGGCAACCTCACAAACTTGAAAAGCTTGAAAATCAATGTATGTGATTTTCTAGGGTCGATCCCATCTTCAATTGGCAAACTCATGAACCTAAGAAGCTTGGAAATAAATGGTGGTTCTGGCTTTTATACTGTCCTTAGTGGCTCTTCTTTGCCAATACCATCTTCAGTTGGCAACCTCAGTAACTTGGTAAGCTTGGAAATCTCGTCTTGCTTGTTTTCTGGGCCAATACCAGATGCAGTTGGACTACTCAAGAAGTTGACAGTTCTTCGACTTCGATGGTGTGCCTTTTCTGGACGCATACCAAATTCAATAGTTAACTTGACTCGCCTTATTGAGTTAGATCTTTCATCAAATTTTCTCAACG GGGAGCTTCCAACATCTGTTTTCATTATTCCTACATTGGAGCGCTTATATCTTCAAGCAAACCAGCTCGCTGGTTCTATACAAGACCTAGACGTGATGTCTTCACACTTGGTTTCAGTGGATTTAAGCACTAATGAATTGACATGAAATATCCCCAACTCATTCTTTCAACTCAAAAGTTTGGCATATCTTGATATTGGCTGGAATAACTTTGTGGGTTTGGTGGATCTTTCCTCATTTTGGGTGTTGGGAAATCTCGTTTCCTTGAGTCTTTCCAACAACAATTTATCAGTCATGGACATGGATGGAGAAGGCAACAACTCTGTGTCTACCTTTCTCCCTCGAGTTACCGATTTAGAATTAGCAAGTTGCAATTTAACGGGATTTCCAAACTCATTGGCACACATTAACCAAATGTCTTCCTTGGACCTGTCATGCAATAGAATCAGTGGGGCTATTCCAAAGTGGATATGGGTGAAATGGACCAGTAGCCTTACATATTTGAATCTTTCACACAACATGTTCAACACTATGCTGCTTACTTCATATGTTCTCCCTTTCAACTGTTTGAGAATTCTTGATCTCAGTTCCAATCAGCTTCAAGGGCAAATTCCTATGCCAAGCACGCCAGCATATATCTTGGATTATTCAAACAACAGTTTCTCTTCACTACTTCCAAACTTCACTCTCTATCTCGGCCATATGTTCActgtttctaaaaataatattaaTGGACATATACCCAACTCAATTTGTGATTCAAGTATCTATATCCTCGACCTATCTTTTAACAACTTCACTGGGTGGATACCTTCATGCCTAATAGAAGATAGTTACGTGAATGCGCTGAGTTTGAGGGATAATCAGTTTGAAGGTATGTTGCCTAACAATATCAAAAATCAGTGTGGGCTTGAAACA TTAGACTTGAAGAACAATAAGATTGAAGGGGAGATTCCAAGGACACTTACTAAGTGCTTGCAGCTAGAGTTCCTCGACTTTGGAAATAATCATATGGTGGGTACTTTTCCATCATGGCTGGGGAGGCTTCCTGGACTTCGTGTCCTTGTTTTGAGATCCAACCAATTCTATGGCTCGATAGGTGGTGACATTCACAGAGGTGACAAATCTAGAGAATACTTCTCTAGCTTGCAGATTCTTGATGTTGCCTCGAACAATTTCTCTGGTGATTTGAGTCCAGAATGGTTTGAGGGGTTGGAATCAATGATGGCGGAGTTAAATACTACAGGTTATATTATCAGTGATTATAGCATCTATCTCAAC GCAGGAGCGTATCAGGCCACAGTCACGATAACATATAAAAGCATCTATAGGACATTTGCGAAGATCTTGACTACTTTAACGGTAATTGACCTTTCAGATAATTCATTTGATGGTACAATTCCTGTATCGCTTGGGAGGCTTATTTCACTACTCGTACTAAATATGTCTGGCAATAACTTCACCGGTGACATTCCTTCAGAATTTGGCGGGATGACACAACTAGAGGCACTAGACCTGTCTCAGAACCAACTGTCTGGTGATATTCCAGAGGCGCTAACAAATCTCACCTTTCTTGGTATCTTGAACTTGTGCAATAATAAGTTGGTTGGGAAGATACCTCGGTCAGGTCAATTTTCAACATTCCAAAACAGTTCATTTGAAGGCAATCTGGGGCTGTGTGGACCACCATTGTCCAGCCCATGCGGCGTTTCCCCTGCTCCTCCAAGTGTGGTGCATGTGGGGAAGTCCTCTCATGTGGATGTCATCCTGTTCCTCTTGGTCGGGCTTGGCTTCGGCGTCAGATTTGCAGCGGCCATTCTGGTGAGATGTGGCTGGGTCGGCGAATGGTTTGTTAAATCAGCGAGAGCTTTGCGGACCTGA